The genomic window TCTCCCGTGGGGAGATGCTGGTGCACCCGGATAACTTGCCGATCCGCGACCGTAATTTCGAGGCCATGCTGGTGTGGATGGATGAGGAAGCCATGGACGTGAACAAGCAGTTCTACATCAAGCAGACCACTCATACGACACGTGCCCGTGTGGATAGTATCCGCTATAAGGTGAACGTGAACACGATGGAGCAATCTTCCGTGGATCATCTGGAGCTGAACGAGATCGGCCGTGTGGTATTTACTACCGGCAAGGAGTTGTTCTTCGATCCGTATAGGAGGAATAAGCAAACCGGCTCGTTTATCTTGATCGATCCGATTACGAATAATACGTCCGCCGTGGGTATGATCATCGACCGTGTGGACGCTAAAGATATGGTGACGGAAGACGCTTTGGCTACCTTGAACCTCCCGGAGATGGGAATCGGAGAGGAGCACTATGAGGCGATCCGTAAGGTTTGTGAGGAGTTGGGCCGGCAGGGCGTATCTGTGAAATGTATAACGGAAAAACGATAGGATATGGGATTGTTGGAGTTTGATAAGCTACCGATCAATACGTTGGTCGGGGCGGATTGGGATACGTTCAGGAAGGTGACGGCCCGGCAGCAGATAGACAAGGGCTTTAAGGGTAAGTATCGCCTTACGACCGGTGTTTGCCGCCTGTTGAGCGCCTTGAAGCCGATCGAGGATAGCCGGTTCAAGAAATTGGCCGATAAGCCGCTGGAGATGGACCCCTTGTTTATCTTGGGGCATTGGCGGAGTGGTACGACCTTTGTACATAACATCTTCGCCTGCGATAAGCATTTCGGTTATACCACGACGTACCAGACGGTATTCCCGCACCTGATGCTCTGGGGGCAGCCTTTCTTCAAGAAGAACATGGCTTTCTTGATGCCGGATAAGCGTCCGACCGATAATATGGAGTTGAAGGTGGATCTTCCGCAAGAGGAGGAGTTCGCCTTGTCGAACATGATGCCTTATACATATTATAATTTCTGGTTCTTCCCGAAACGCTGGATGGAGTATTGCGATCGTTACTTATTGTTTAACGATATCACGGAGGAGGAGCGGCGGATCTTCATGGATACTTTCATGCGTCTGGTTAAGGTTTCCCTCTGGAATACGAACGGTACGCAGTATTTGAGCAAGAACCCACCGCATACGGGGCGTGTGAAGACATTGCTGGAGATGTTCCCGAACGCTAAGTTCATCTACTTGAAGCGAAATCCGTATACGGTATTCGAGAGTACCCGCAGTTTCTTTACGAATACGATCCAGCCATTGCGTTTGCAGGATATCACGAACGAGCAGATCGAGGCGAACTTCATCGAGGTATATCGCCGTCTTTTCTATAAGTACGAGGAAGAGAAGCACCTGATACCGGAAGGCAATCTGGTGGAAGTGAAGTTCGAGGATTTCGAGAAAGACGCTTTCGCCATGACGGAAAATATCTACGGGTCATTAAACTTACCCGGGTTTAAGGAGTCTAAGGTGGATATAGAGAAGTATCTGGGCAAGAAGAAGGGCTACAAGAAGAACCAATACAAGTACGAGGATCGTACGGTCCGGCTCGTAGAGGAAAATTGGGGCATGGCCTTGAAGGAATGGGGCTATAGCTTATAAATAAAGGGTTAGATAGGTATTAAATTGATAGAGGGATGGGTTTGAGTTTAAGAAAGAAAGCGTTATTTTTGGCAATCGCTTGTATGCCTTTGTCCGTGGTTCTTGCGGACGGGGATGGGGTGACATCGGAGAATGTGGTGCCCTTCGCTTATGGAGACATGGATAATTGGATTGTCCGTGAGATTCATGAGTCTGGCATTATCGGGGGAAATACGAAATGGCTTTATGAGCTGGGGCCCTCGGATACGATTGTCGGTAATACGGCGTTTCGTAATATGGGCGGTTCTCCGTGGGCTACTTCCAACGTGATGGCGAAAGTGGCGGGAGTGGTGAAAACCAATACGTCTGTTTTCCCGGAGAAACGGGGGGATGGGATGTGCGCCCGCATGGAGACCCGTTATGAGAGCGTGAAGGTTTTCGGTTTGGTGGATATCGAGGTGATCGCCGCCGGCTCCGTTTTCTTGGGTACGGTGCATGAGCCGATCAAGGGAACAAAGAACCCCCAAGCGATGTTACAATCAGGAGTGCCTTTCTCCAAGAAGCCGAAAGCGTTGCGGTTTGATTATAAGGTGAAAGCCGCTCCCGAGAAGAATCGGGTACGTAGTACGGGGTTCAGCCGTAAGAGTACGGTGGCCGGGCAGGATTCCTTGGCGGTGATCTTGTTGTTGCAGAAACGATGGGAAGACGAGGAAGGGAATGTTTATTCCAAGCGGGTCGGTACGATGGTGCAACGCTATACGGAATCTACCCCTGATTGGGTAAATGACGCTACTTACCCGATCCTTTATGGAAATATAACATCCAAGCCCGAATATAAACCGTATATGCGTATACAAGTAGAGGAACGTTATACGTTAAATAGTAAAGGAAAAAGCGTTCCTATCCAAGAGGTAGGCTGGGCGGAGCCGGGCGAGGCACCTACGCATATGGTGTTGCAGTTCACCTCCAGCCACGGAGGGGCCTATATCGGCTCTCCGGGAAATACGTTTTGGATAGACAACGTAGAATTAATATACTAATATGGTCGAAGCAAAGATAAAAGCCCTGCGTGATGAGCTGGAGCGGCATAATTATAATTATTATGTGCTTTCGGCACCGACAATATCAGACTTTGAGTTTGATAAGATGATGAAAGAGTTGCAGGAACTGGAGGCGGCGCATCCCGAGTTCGCCGATCCGGATTCCCCGACTCGGCGAGTGGGGAGCGACCTCTCGAAAGAGTTTGAGCAAGTAGTACATAAATATCCGATGCTTTCGTTGGGTAATACGTACTCCGAGGATGAGATCCGAGATTTTTATGATCGTACGGTCCGCTCCTTGAATGAGCCTTTCGAGATTGTGGCGGAGCTTAAATATGATGGCACTTCTATCTCTTTGACCTATGAGAAAGGACGCTTGACGCGTGCCGTGACCCGTGGCGACGGTACTCGTGGTGATGACGTGACGGCGAATATCAAGACCATCCGTTCGGTTCCATTAAGACTCCGGGGTTCTGATTTTCCGGAGGAGTTCGAGATCCGTGGCGAGGTATTGCTGCCTTGGGCGGAGTTCGATCGCTTGAATAAGGAGCGGGAGGAGCAGGAGGAACCCTTGTTCGCCAATCCTCGCAATGCCGCTTCCGGTACGTTGAAACAGCAGAACCCGGCTATCGTGGCCTCCCGTAAGCTGGATGCTTATTTCTATTATTTATTGGGTGAGAACCTGCCGGCCGAAGGGCATTATGAGAATTTGCAGGCGGCTCGCGCATGGGGTTTTAAGATTCCGGACGTGATCCGTAAATGCCAGAGCCTACAGGATATATTCGATTATATCGCTTATTGGGATGTGGAACGTAAGAACCTGCCCGTGGCGACGGATGGAATCGTGTTGAAGGTAAACTCGCTTCGTCAGCAGAGGAACTTAGGTTTTACGTCGAAAAGCCCTCGCTGGGCGATCGCTTATAAGTTTCAGGCGGAGCGTGCCGAGACTCGCTTGAACTCGGTCTCTTTCCAAGTGGGACGGACGGGGACGGTCACTCCGGTGGCGAACCTCGAGCCCGTATTGTTGGCGGGGACGGTGGTGAAGCGGGCTTCCCTGCATAACGCCGATATTATCGAGGGGCTTGACTTGCATATCGGCGACCAAGTGTATGTGGAGAAAGGCGGGGAGATCATCCCGAAGATCGTGGGAGTGAACGTGGAGGCTCGTTCGATGCTGATGGGGGATAAGGTCCGCTTTATCCGTGTGTGTCCGGAGTGCGGGACTCCTTTGGTGCGTCCGGAGGGAGAGGCGGCGCATTACTGTCCGAACGAGTCGGGCTGTCCTCCTCAGATCAAGGGGCGTATAGAGCATTTCGTGACCCGGAAGGCGATGAATATCAATATAGGCCCGGAAACGGTGGAGGATTTGTACAACGCCGGTTATGTAAAAGACTCGGCGGACTTATATACGTTGACGGTTGCCGATTTATTGCGTCTGGAACGGTGGGCGGAGAAGAGCGCCCAGAATCTGATGTCGAGTCTGGAGGAATCCAAGCAAGTTCCTTTTGAGAGGGTCTTGTTCGGTCTGGGGATTCGTTTCGTGGGAGAGACGGTCGCTAAACGCTTGGTCTCGGCTTTCCATTCGATCGAGGCATTGGAGCAGGCGTCCTTAGAGGATTTGGTAGCCGTGGACGAGATCGGCGAGCGGATCGCCCAGAGTGTATTGAGTTATTTCTCGGACGAGAAGAACCGTACGTTGGTGAACCGATTAAAGGAACAGGGCTTGCGGATGGCGGTTTCCGAGGAGCAATTGGCGAACCGTTCCGAGAAGTTGAAAGGATTGACGATCGTGATCAGCGGGACATTTTCCAAGCATTCACGTGACGAGTATAAGGCGATGATTGAGCAACATGGCGGCAAGAATAGCGGCTCCGTCTCAGGGAAGACCGATTATATCCTTGCCGGCGAGAATATGGGACCGGCCAAGCTGGAGAAAGCGGCGAAGCTGGGTGTGAAGATTATCAACGAGGATGCGTTCTTAAATATGCTGGAATAAATGTTTACGAATTATTTTATCAAGAAGAAGATACAGGCTTTAGTGTCGGACGCCGGGGGGCGTCCGCATCGTTCCCTTTCCTTGGATGAGGCACGTTCGCTTTTGGTCTTGTATAATATAGAGGATCACGAGGACGTCATGAGGGCCTTGGAGCCTTTGCGCAAGGCGAAGAAGGATATCAAGACGTGTGTGTATGTGCCGTCCGGAGGAGCGGATATTCCTTTCGACGATTCCAATATTCCTGTACATTCAAAGAGCGATCTCAATGCGTGGGGATTCCCTTCAGATAGTGTCTTGGAAAAGGTGGGCGCTCTCAAGGCGGATATCTTGATCGATATCACCCGGCCGGGTTGTTATGCCTTGCAATACATCGCTCTCCGGCATCCATCCGCCTTCAAGGTCGGGATTAAGTATCCGGGCCAAGAATGGTACGACTTAGGCTTGACTGTAACAGATAAGGACGATATTCAGTATTTATTCGGACAGATATTATTTTATTTGCGTTCCATCCGTGCTAAATGATATAATTTCCTTATTTTTGCAGTGCTAAATAACAAAAAGGAATATTTTCCCCATGGCAGACATAAATTTAAAAGGAATGGGTGTGGCGTTGATCACGCCATTCAAGGAAGATGAGAGTGTAGATTACGAGGCGTTAGGCAAGCTGGTGGATTATCAGGTGCAGAACGGTACGGATTATTTGGTAGTGCTGGGAACTACAGCGGAAACTCCTACACTTACGGAAGAAGAAAAGAAAAACATTATAAGCTTGGTAGTGACTCGTGTACGGGGCCGTATCCCTATCGTATTAGGCGTGGGAGGTAATTGTACACGGTCGGTTGTCGAGAAGTTGAAGACAGATAATTTTGAGGGTATCGACGCTATCCTCTCGGTCGTACCTTATTATAATAAGCCTTCCCAAGAAGGGATTTACCAGCATTACAAGGCGATCGCCAACGCTACCCATTTACCGATCGTACTCTATAACGTACCGGGGCGTACGGGCGTGAACATGACGGCTGAGACTACGCTTCGCATCGCCCGTGAGTTCGATAACGTGATCGCCGTGAAAGAGGCTTCCGGCAATATCACCCAGATGGATGATATCATCAAGAACAAGCCGGCCCGTTTCAACGTGATCTCCGGTGACGATGGTATTACTTTCCCTTTAATGACATTAGGTGCGGTGGGAGTGATCTCCGTGATCGGTAACGCCTTCCCTCGTGAGTTTAGCCGTATGGTACGTCTGGCCTTGGCGGGTGATTATGATAGCGCACGTACGATCCATCACAGCTTCACGGAGCTGTTCAGCCTGTTGTTCGTGGATGGAAATCCTGCCGGAGCGAAGAGTATGTTAAATATGATGGGCTTTATCGAGAATAAGCTTCGTTTGCCTTTGGTTCCTACACGTATCGTCACGTATGAGAAGATCCGTGAGGTGTTGCGACAGTTGAGCATTAAGTGCTGATCCGCTTTTAACGGCAACGATTCTTATTATTTATATAGGATAACAAAAGGGGCTTCATGTGTCATAGAGGGCATGTGAAGCCTTTTTCTATTGATATGCTCCAACTCCTCATACCGATACTTCAACCTTGATTTCGGTCACTTCATTATTTTATACGGGGCAGACAAACGCTTACCTTTTATTTTTGTAACTATTATATTAAATAAATGAAGTGATGTTTAAAGCGATTGTCCATTTTTCTATTCAGAAGAAACTATTCGTTGGGTTGACAACCTTGTTTCTGCTTCTGGGGGGAATCTATGCCATGATGACTTTACCGATAGATGCCGTACCGGATATAACGAACAATCAAGTGCAAATCGTGACGGTATCGCCAACCTTGGCCCCGCAAGAGGTAGAGCAATTGATCACCATGCCTATCGAGATAGCGATGAGTAATATCATGAACGTGGAAGAGATCCGCTCCGTTTCCCGCTTTGGCCTGTCATTGGTAACGGTCGTGTTTAAGGAAAGCGTGCCTACCTTGGATGCCCGCCAACTTATAAACGAGCAGATACAGACCGTGGCGGGAGAAATCCCCACGGAACTGGGTACGCCGGAGCTGATGCCTATCACGACCGGCTTGGGCGAGATTTATCAATATGTATTGAGCGTGGAGCCCGGTTATGAGGAGAAATACGACGCCATGGAACTCCGTACCATTCAGGACTGGATCGTGAAACGGCAACTGAGCGGTATACCGGGTATCGTGGAGATCAATAGCTTTGGCGGCTATCTGAAACAGTATGAGGTGGCGGTAGATCCGGATGCCCTTTATTCCTTGAATATTACGATCGGCGAGGTGTTCGAGGCGCTCAACCGGAATAACCAGAATACAGGCGGCAGTTATATCGAGAAAATCAATAAGGCTTACTACATCCGTAGCGAGGGAATGATCGGCAAGATAAAGGACATCGAGCGCATTGTGATCACGAACCGTGGAGGGATACCGATTCATATAAGCGATGTCGGCTCGGTTCGCTTTGGTTCCGCCAAGCGTTTTGGAGCCATGACAAAGGATGGCGAGGGAGAGTGCGTGGGCGGTATCGCCATGATGTTGAAGGGTGCGAACGCCAATGTCGTGACCAAGGAACTGGAGGCACGGGTCGAAAGGGTACAGAAAATGTTGCCGGAAGGTGTTCGTGTAGAACCTTATTTGAATCGTTCCGAATTGGTAGACCGAAATATATCCACCGTGATCCGTAACTTGATAGAGGGAGCGTTGATCGTCTTTATCGTATTGATCATCTTCTTGGGGAATGTGCGGGCCGGTTTGATCGTGGCTTCCGTGATCCCGTTGGCGATGCTTTTCGCTTTTATCTTGATGCGTGTTTTCGGGGTCTCCGCCAACCTGATGAGTTTGGGGGCCATCGATTTCGGTATCGTGGTCGATGGATCGATCGTTATATTGGAGGGGATGTTGGCGCATATCTATTCGAGGCGGTTGATGGGGCGTACGCTCTCTGCCGAGGAGATGGACCGGGAGGTCGAGGCCGGAGCCGGTCATGTCGCCCGGAGCGCTACCTTTGCCGTATTGATCATTTTGATCGTCTTCTTCCCGCTACTTACGCTGACCGGGATAGAGGGCAAGTATTTTACCCCCATGGCGAAGACCTTGGTATTTTGTATTATCGGAGCTTTGATCCTTTCGCTCACCTACGTGCCGATGATGGCCTCCCTGTTCCTAAAGCGTACGATCTCTTCGAAGCCTACATTCGCCGATCGTTTCTTCGGGAAATTAAATGGGGTTTACAGGCGTACGCTTCATTTCTGTCTGCGTCATATCTGGGGAACGATCGCTTGCTCTTTCGCGGCTCTGGCTGTGTCCCTTTTCTTATTCACGAGGTTAGGGGCGGAGTTTATCCCTACGCTGGATGAGGGGGATTTCGCCATGCAGATGACGCTTCCCGCCGGTAGTTCCCTGACGCATAGTATCGAGCTATCGAAGCAAGCGGAAGAGACCTTGATGAAGAGTTTCCCGGAGATCAAACACGTGGTAGCCAAGATCGGAACGGCCGAGGTTCCGACCGACCCGATGGCGGTGGAAGACGCAGATATCATGATCGTGATGAAACCTTTCAAGGAATGGACCTCGGCCTCCAGCCGTGCGGAGATGGTGGAGAAGATGAAGGCTTCCTTGGAACCGATTACGGGGGCGGAGTTTAACTTCAGCCAGCCGATCCAGCTTCGCTTCAATGAATTGATGACGGGAGCCAAGGCGGATATCGCGATCAAGCTATATGGAGAGGATATGGCGGAGCTTTATAAGAAGGCGAAGGAAGCTTCTCTTTTCGTGGAGCAAGTACCGGGAGCCGCCGATGTGATCGTGGAGCAGGCGATGGGGCTGCCGCAATTGGTCGTACACTACGACCGTGCCAAGATCGCCCGTTACGGGATGAATATAGAGGAGTTGAACACGATCATCCGTACGGCTTATGCGGGAGAGGCGGCGGGTGTCGTTTTCGAGAATGAGCGACGTTTCGACTTGGTGCTTCGTCTGGATAATGATAAAGTGGCGGATCTGAATTTGGATAAGCTCTTTGTACGGACTGCCGAGGGAATCCAGATCCCGGTTAGCGAGGTCGCTACGATCGAGCTGGTCAACGGGCCTCTACAGATTAACCGGGATGCCACGAAACGCCGTATCGTGATCGGGGTGAATGTCCGTGACGCTGATATCCAGAAAGTCGTGCGTACTATCCAAGAAACCCTTGACAAGCATATCAAGCTGGAACCGGGATACTACTTTGAGTATGGCGGCCAGTTCGAGAACTTGCGGAATGCGATCGATACGCTTACGATCGTGATACCGGTCGCCTTGTCATTGATCTTATTGCTGTTGTTCTTTGCCTTTAAGAGTGTTACCTACTCGCTGGTGGTATTTTCTACCGTCCCGTTATCCTTGATAGGGGGTATTCTGGCCCTTTGGTTACGAGGGTTGCCTTTCAGTATATCGGCGGGGGTCGGCTTTATCGCCTTGTTTGGCGTAGCGGTTTTGAATGGTATATTAATGATTAATCATTTTAATAACTTACGAAAACAAACTAAATATCAAATGACAACGAATCGTATCCTTGCGAAAGGATGTCCGCATCTACTTCGCCCCGTATTCTTGACCGGCTTGGTAGCTTCTCTAGGATTCGTGCCGATGGCGATAGCGAAGTCCGCGGGCGCGGAGGTGCAACGTCCGTTAGCGACGGTCGTGATCGGAGGCTTGATTGTCTCCACGATCTTGACGTTGATTATTATCCCGGTATTTTATCGGTTGGTAAATAGCTCGGCCGCTTGGAAGCGCCAACACTGGTTGAAGCGCCTATTGCCGTTTCTTCTTTTTTTAGGTATCTTATTCCCCACGCATGCCCAACAGACGGTGTCGTTGGAAGAAGCCGTGACGATCGCCTTGGAGAATCATCCTCGCCTGAAGACTGCCACGGCATCCATTGAACGTAGTCGTGCTTCACGGGGAGAGAGCTGGGAGGTGTCACCGACCACCTTTAATTATTCATGGGGGCAGATCAACGGTGAGACACGAAACGACAATCAGATGGAGATCACGCAATCCTTGGGCTCTCTATTGACCCCATTTTATAAGAACGCCTTGGTGAACCGTCAAGTCGCCACGGGAGAATATTACCGGGACTTGGTGAAGAAGGAGATTACGGCCGAGGTAAAACGGGCATGGGCTTATTATCAATATGCCTTTCATCTATGTGCCTTGTATAAAGAGCAGATCGAGTGGGCCGGACGTTTGCGAAAGGCAAGTCAGTTGCGTTATGAGCAAGGGGATATCACGCTATTGGAGCGGAATATGTCATCTACCTTGGTCGCCGATCTGCAAACCCGTTTGTCGCAGGCGGAGGAGGAGTTGCAATTGGCTGCCCGTCGTTTCTCATGGACTTGTTATTCGGATTCCCCATTGCTGCCTATGGATACGACATTGGTTTTATTCCCCGCTCGCGTAGCCGAGATCGCTCCGTCCGATATCCATCTGAATTACTTCCGGAGCGTGGCCGATGAGAAGAAAGCCATGCTTCGTATCGAACGAAGCCGTTTCTTCCCGGAACTATCGGTAGGATATGTGCGTCAGAAAATAGCCCCGTTGAGCGGTCTGGACTCTTGGATGGTCGGGATCTCGTTCCCGGTATTGTTCTTCCCGCAGCATAGCCGGGTAAGGCAAGCGAAGATCGATTCCTATATCGCCCGCACGGAAGCGGAGAGTAACATCCGTCAATTGAACAATAAGGTGGAGGAGTTGAGCGTCGCGCTTCGTAAGGAAGGAGAGCATATCCGCTATTATACGACCGGCGCTTTACCGGAAGCGGATGCTTTGTTGAAGAGCGCGACGGTACAGTTCAAAGAGAGCGAGACAGATATCACGCAGTTTGTTCAAAGCCTGAACGCCGCCCGGGAGATCCGGCGGGGATATATTGAGGCCGTATATGCCTATAATATATCGGCGCTTGAGTTGGAGTTGTATAGTAGATAACCAGAAAAATAGTATAAGATGAAAAAGATATGGATTCCTGCGGCTCTTATGGCATTGGCCGCATGCAGTATGACAAACAATGCGGAGAAAGGACAGGGCGATTCGCAAGACATAACTGCCCGGCCCGCTATTACTCAAGTAGCAGAAAACGTACCGTCCGAACCATCCGTGGATAGCGTAGAGGTGGATGGGATTTCCTCGGCTACGGCCCTTCCGAATCACTCCTCTTTCAACGGGATCATGGTAGTTCCCCCGCAGCGGCAGGCTACGGTTACATTGACGATGGGAGGCACGGTTCATGCTACTACGCTGCTTCCGGGCGATTATGTGAAGAAGGGCTCCGTGGTCGTCAGCTTGGAGAATCCGGATTTTATCACGTTGCAACAGACCTATTTGGATGCCCATGCCCAAACGGAATACTTAGAGGCTGAGTATAAAAGGCAACAGCGTTTGAGCGAGCAAGAAGCGGCCTCGCAAAAACGTTTCCAGCAAAGCAAGGCGGATTATCTTTCCATGAAGAGCCGTCAAGATGCCGCCGCCGCGCAACTCGCTATCCTAGGTGTCTCCGCCGGCGATCTTCTGGAAGACGGTATCCAACCTTATTTGGAGGTAAAAGCGCCATTAAGCGGTTATGTCGCCGGGCTGTCCATTAATCTCGGTAAATACGTGAACGCGGGCGAACCGATCTGTGATGTGATCGATAAAGGCGAGACTCTCCTTTGCCTGACCGCTTATGAGAAGGATTTAGCGGACTTATCCATTGGGAACCAAGTACAGTTCCGGGTGAATGGAATGGGGAAGGAGACCTTCCATGCGGTCTTGATCTCGATCGGACAGGAGGTGGACGAGACGAGCCGTTCCTTGGAAATGTACGCTCGGGTGAAAGAGACGAATCCCCGTTTTCGTCCCGGTATGTATGTTTCCGCACGGGTAGAGAAGAAATGACTATCTTTGCCTTCATGAAGAAAATGAATATAAAGAATAAATATGTGTTCTCGTTGGTCATCATATCGATCATGGTGGCCTTCTTGATCCATTTCCCGGAATTGGTGTCGTTGTTTGACGTTACCGGGCAGAACGCTCTTTTCCCGGATATGTCGGTATTGGATGTAGCGAATGAGGTCTTTTTCACCTTCGTGTCCCTCTTGCTGCTATTTGCGATGAACACGTATGTCTTTGGTTTCAATCGGCAGAAAGCGCGTATCTCTTGGCAGAAGGTCCTTCTCTCGTTCGTAATGACTTGGTGCGTGAATAATTTATTAGGAAAAGGTTTCGTGTTCTTGCACCATCAGTTTGATATTCCGGCGATCGACGCCTTGGTACATCATTATCTGCATCCGTTGAGGGATTTTATCATGTCGTGTGTCGTTACGGGGAGTTG from Parabacteroides distasonis ATCC 8503 includes these protein-coding regions:
- a CDS encoding efflux RND transporter periplasmic adaptor subunit: MKKIWIPAALMALAACSMTNNAEKGQGDSQDITARPAITQVAENVPSEPSVDSVEVDGISSATALPNHSSFNGIMVVPPQRQATVTLTMGGTVHATTLLPGDYVKKGSVVVSLENPDFITLQQTYLDAHAQTEYLEAEYKRQQRLSEQEAASQKRFQQSKADYLSMKSRQDAAAAQLAILGVSAGDLLEDGIQPYLEVKAPLSGYVAGLSINLGKYVNAGEPICDVIDKGETLLCLTAYEKDLADLSIGNQVQFRVNGMGKETFHAVLISIGQEVDETSRSLEMYARVKETNPRFRPGMYVSARVEKK